The following are from one region of the Stigmatella ashevillena genome:
- the tatC gene encoding twin-arginine translocase subunit TatC: MSLAEHLTELRQRLLKCTLAVLLLGTVSLLFAKPIFGLLMRPVLDALPPEGRALIYTSGIEELNVLMKVGVYCGICLTTPVILWQIWGFVSPGLYPEERRFASPFVVLGSMAFFIGAMFCYFAVLPSMFKFLLNEEETAALESRLETGRLRTEDTLRFLRVGEVERAGQLAKSTSEALEASGEGQPGAPRPVPAESVELAGRLEGLGRLLDAAADGFGTQGRAVVGQAVEQRVAAVEAFGRRDFKAASESMDQAASLLAGGAPTRAEELAGLWRLQKELAAAQAEHAALKWTRPMLTMNEQLSLVLVLILAFGVIFELPLVMALLGVVGVVKSRWLFKYQRHAFVVCLIAAAIITPTGDVVNLSLMAGPMLLCYELGVLAVWLLERRRARAEAAASINPAP, from the coding sequence ATGTCCCTGGCGGAGCACCTCACGGAGCTTCGCCAACGCCTCCTCAAGTGCACCCTCGCGGTGCTCCTGCTGGGCACCGTCTCCTTGCTGTTCGCCAAGCCCATCTTCGGGCTGCTGATGCGTCCGGTGCTGGATGCGCTGCCCCCCGAGGGGCGGGCGCTCATCTACACCTCGGGCATCGAGGAGCTGAACGTCCTGATGAAGGTGGGGGTGTACTGCGGCATCTGCCTCACCACGCCCGTCATCCTCTGGCAGATCTGGGGCTTCGTCTCGCCCGGGCTGTACCCGGAGGAGCGCCGCTTCGCCTCGCCCTTCGTGGTGCTCGGCTCGATGGCGTTCTTCATCGGGGCGATGTTCTGTTACTTCGCGGTGCTGCCCTCCATGTTCAAGTTTCTCCTGAACGAGGAGGAGACCGCCGCGCTGGAGTCCCGTCTGGAGACGGGGCGGCTGCGGACGGAGGACACCCTCCGGTTCCTCCGGGTGGGCGAGGTGGAGCGGGCCGGCCAGCTGGCCAAATCGACCAGCGAGGCCCTGGAGGCCTCCGGGGAGGGCCAGCCCGGGGCTCCGAGGCCGGTGCCTGCCGAGAGCGTGGAGCTGGCGGGACGCCTGGAGGGGCTCGGGCGGCTGCTGGATGCCGCGGCGGACGGCTTCGGGACGCAGGGGCGGGCGGTGGTGGGCCAGGCGGTGGAGCAGCGGGTGGCGGCGGTGGAGGCGTTTGGCCGCAGGGACTTCAAGGCCGCCTCGGAGTCGATGGATCAGGCGGCGAGCCTGCTGGCGGGCGGGGCCCCCACGCGCGCGGAGGAGCTGGCGGGGCTGTGGCGGCTCCAGAAGGAGCTGGCGGCGGCGCAGGCGGAGCACGCGGCGCTGAAGTGGACGCGCCCCATGCTCACCATGAATGAGCAGCTCTCGCTGGTGTTGGTGCTCATCCTGGCGTTCGGCGTCATCTTCGAGCTGCCGCTGGTGATGGCGCTGCTGGGGGTGGTGGGGGTGGTGAAGAGCCGGTGGCTGTTCAAGTACCAGCGCCATGCCTTCGTGGTGTGCCTCATCGCGGCGGCCATCATCACGCCCACGGGAGATGTGGTGAACCTGTCGTTGATGGCGGGGCCGATGTTGCTTTGCTACGAGCTGGGCGTGCTAGCGGTGTGGCTGCTGGAGCGGCGCCGGGCGCGTGCTGAGGCCGCCGCGAGCATCAACCCCGCGCCATGA
- a CDS encoding sensor histidine kinase has translation MSPTPNIPLFEEEPQQWTAQDAGDPGEHAGQALRLLARAGRLLSVQRGSLKPILRRVARLTTSGLASFCMVELVRPNGQFERVALAHHDPQAESQLRALHPHSPQDSSCSPWVDALHSGTSQLLVDYPVEIRRRLTTLPEHLSQLEGLDPRSLMVVPLVGHRRVLGLMLLARDGSLPPFDATDLIVAEELARSMAVALDDSRLLREARRAERRARFLARSSRVLAGSLNYRATLDQVARLAVPTVADLCAVDMLEEDGSISRLAVAHRVPEKAALVWELAQRWPSHLQDLYGSGHVIQTGEPELRGEVQETGLPRAARDPEHLRALRALGLESYLVAPLRARGRTLGVITFAYTGSHRSYRQSDLRLAMELAARAALAVDNALLYGASQEAVRLRDEFLAVASHELKTPLTPLNLRLQSLRRELDRRGSPVDPARVKEHVAALQRQCKRLGTLVDSLLDVSRLEAGVLELDLEFLDLAALVREVISRFAPQAARTGTLLNIQAGEPIVGHWDRVRLEQVVSSLLSNALKYGVGHPVHIRAGRGPQGARLTVRDEGIGISPEHLPRIFERFERAVSAEHFGGLGLGLYLTRHLVEAFGGTILATSEPGHGSTFQVDLPLASPAS, from the coding sequence ATGTCGCCCACTCCCAACATTCCTCTCTTCGAAGAGGAGCCCCAGCAATGGACGGCCCAGGATGCCGGGGACCCGGGTGAGCATGCCGGGCAAGCCCTGCGACTCTTGGCCAGGGCAGGCCGCCTGCTCTCCGTCCAGCGAGGCAGCCTGAAGCCCATCTTGCGGCGGGTTGCCCGCTTGACGACCTCCGGACTGGCCAGCTTCTGCATGGTGGAGCTGGTCCGTCCCAACGGCCAATTCGAGCGGGTGGCCCTGGCCCATCATGATCCCCAGGCCGAATCCCAGCTTCGGGCCCTTCATCCTCATTCTCCCCAGGACAGCTCGTGCAGCCCCTGGGTGGATGCCCTTCACAGTGGGACGTCGCAACTGCTGGTGGACTATCCAGTGGAGATCCGCCGACGGCTGACCACGCTGCCCGAGCACCTCTCCCAGCTCGAAGGGCTGGATCCCCGGTCCCTGATGGTGGTGCCCCTGGTGGGGCATCGGCGGGTGCTGGGCTTGATGCTGCTGGCCCGCGATGGCTCCCTGCCTCCTTTTGATGCCACGGATCTCATCGTCGCCGAGGAGCTGGCGCGCAGCATGGCCGTCGCGCTCGATGACTCCCGCCTCCTGCGGGAAGCCCGGCGTGCCGAGCGACGTGCCCGGTTCCTGGCCCGCTCCAGCCGTGTGCTCGCGGGCTCCCTCAACTATCGCGCCACGCTGGATCAGGTCGCCCGGCTCGCGGTGCCCACCGTGGCGGACCTGTGCGCGGTGGACATGCTCGAAGAGGACGGGAGCATCAGCCGACTGGCCGTGGCGCACCGGGTTCCCGAAAAGGCCGCGCTGGTCTGGGAGCTGGCACAGCGCTGGCCCTCGCACCTCCAGGATCTCTACGGCTCGGGACATGTCATTCAGACGGGCGAGCCCGAGCTGCGCGGAGAGGTCCAGGAGACAGGCCTGCCGCGCGCGGCACGGGACCCGGAACACCTGCGCGCCCTGCGTGCCCTGGGGCTGGAGTCCTACCTCGTAGCCCCCCTCCGGGCCCGAGGCCGGACGCTGGGGGTCATCACCTTCGCCTATACAGGCTCTCACCGCTCCTATCGCCAATCGGATCTGCGGCTGGCGATGGAGCTGGCGGCCCGGGCGGCCCTGGCCGTGGACAACGCGCTCTTGTACGGCGCCTCTCAAGAAGCCGTGAGACTTCGGGATGAGTTCCTCGCCGTCGCCTCGCACGAGCTGAAAACCCCGCTCACGCCCCTCAACCTGCGGCTACAGAGCCTGCGGCGCGAGCTGGACCGGAGGGGCTCTCCCGTGGATCCCGCCCGTGTGAAGGAGCACGTCGCCGCGCTCCAGCGTCAATGCAAGCGGCTGGGCACGCTGGTGGACAGTCTTCTGGATGTCTCGCGCCTGGAAGCCGGCGTGTTGGAACTCGACCTGGAGTTTCTGGATCTGGCGGCGCTGGTCCGTGAAGTCATCAGCCGCTTCGCGCCCCAGGCGGCACGCACGGGCACCTTGCTGAACATCCAGGCCGGAGAGCCCATCGTGGGGCACTGGGACCGGGTGCGGCTGGAGCAGGTGGTGAGCAGCCTGCTCAGCAACGCCCTCAAGTACGGAGTGGGCCACCCCGTTCACATCCGGGCCGGGCGAGGCCCCCAGGGCGCGCGCCTCACGGTACGGGATGAAGGCATCGGCATCTCCCCCGAGCACCTGCCCCGCATCTTCGAGCGCTTTGAACGGGCGGTCTCCGCGGAGCATTTCGGGGGCCTGGGCCTGGGGCTCTACCTCACACGCCACCTGGTCGAGGCTTTCGGAGGAACCATCCTCGCCACCAGCGAGCCCGGCCATGGGTCCACTTTCCAAGTAGACCTTCCCCTGGCCTCCCCCGCTTCTTGA
- a CDS encoding methyl-accepting chemotaxis protein: MGSLGNPPSYLLRGNTPSPFLALCRIPSVDCGPLARRFQRLGLRGVLFGYFTVAQAVLFLVLAFVVQERVEDFLDKDLSKHGHLKAQQLARSVFSQKMEVRQGEHLQGFFDSLRGDDDVRFAALLDRNGVSVASSGTRPPGVEASVERLLRNRLGTDPELTGDTRLIAEPLDNGAGWVVLAMNPDALTSEVVSLRWTVLAIFGSGLFLVMLFFFPISRVLILHPLEAMMSMARRLAESDLTGRVEVGAVDELGKLAEALNRIALSWRETLGRVRGVSESLAGVIEQISRTGTTVSSGASTVQSRVEETSTSMVEMLASLRGIAENVEVLYQSAEQSSSSIMEMAATNDEVAENVQSMTASVEETTSAIEEMSFSIREVATNISGLSASTEETSVSIKRMDSSIGQVETNANETARLSEQVSEDAQSGVESLQKTLSGIDRIKETSRTAAGVIESLGRRILEIGNILNVIDDVAEQTNLLALNAAIIAAQAGEHGKGFAVVAEEIKDLAERTGASTKEIAELIRSIQEESRNAVSVMNQGVKNVEEGVLLGRDAEGALWKINDSAQKATQMVKAIARATVEQARGSRQVTTAIQRISETVQMISKASNEQAKGSEQIIKSAERMKVITAHVQRSSQEQTQGSKQITRSIESINEMVTHLNRAQKEQTKGSEQVLKAVDTIKTVSEHQTRSVRQLEEAIDHLQKQAEVLRGEVRRFRV, encoded by the coding sequence ATGGGCTCCCTGGGTAACCCCCCATCTTACCTTCTTCGAGGGAACACGCCCTCTCCGTTCCTTGCCCTTTGTCGGATTCCCTCCGTAGATTGCGGCCCCTTGGCACGCCGCTTCCAGAGATTGGGTCTTCGAGGGGTTCTTTTCGGGTACTTCACCGTGGCGCAGGCCGTCCTGTTCCTGGTGCTGGCCTTCGTCGTTCAGGAGCGGGTGGAGGACTTCCTCGACAAGGATCTCTCCAAGCATGGGCACCTCAAGGCCCAGCAGCTTGCCCGCTCCGTCTTCAGCCAGAAGATGGAGGTCCGCCAGGGAGAGCACCTGCAAGGGTTCTTCGATTCCCTGCGGGGGGACGACGACGTCCGGTTCGCGGCGTTGCTGGACCGCAACGGGGTGTCCGTGGCCTCCAGCGGCACGCGTCCTCCAGGGGTCGAGGCCTCGGTCGAGCGCTTGCTCCGCAACCGCCTGGGGACGGATCCCGAGCTGACCGGGGACACACGGCTCATCGCCGAGCCGCTCGACAACGGGGCGGGCTGGGTGGTGCTGGCGATGAACCCCGACGCATTGACGTCGGAGGTCGTCTCCCTGCGGTGGACGGTGCTGGCCATCTTCGGCTCCGGCCTGTTTCTCGTCATGCTCTTCTTCTTCCCCATCTCCCGGGTGCTCATCCTCCATCCCTTGGAAGCGATGATGTCCATGGCGCGCCGGCTGGCCGAGTCAGACCTGACGGGGCGCGTGGAGGTGGGGGCGGTGGACGAGTTGGGGAAGCTGGCCGAGGCCCTCAACCGCATTGCGCTGAGCTGGCGGGAGACGCTGGGCCGGGTCCGGGGCGTGTCGGAGAGCCTGGCGGGGGTGATTGAACAGATCTCCCGGACGGGGACCACGGTGTCCTCGGGTGCCTCCACCGTCCAGTCCCGCGTGGAGGAGACCTCCACCTCCATGGTGGAGATGCTGGCGAGCCTCCGGGGCATCGCGGAGAACGTGGAGGTGCTCTACCAGAGCGCCGAGCAGAGCAGCTCCTCCATCATGGAGATGGCCGCCACCAACGATGAGGTGGCCGAGAACGTGCAGTCCATGACGGCCAGCGTGGAGGAGACCACGAGCGCCATCGAGGAGATGTCGTTCTCCATCCGCGAGGTGGCCACCAACATCTCCGGCCTGTCGGCCTCCACGGAGGAGACGTCCGTCTCCATCAAGCGGATGGACTCCTCCATCGGGCAGGTGGAGACGAACGCCAACGAGACGGCGCGGCTGTCCGAGCAGGTGTCCGAGGACGCGCAGTCGGGCGTGGAGTCGCTGCAGAAGACGCTCAGTGGCATCGACCGGATCAAGGAGACGAGCCGCACCGCCGCGGGCGTCATCGAAAGCCTGGGTCGGCGCATCTTGGAGATCGGCAACATCCTGAACGTCATCGATGACGTGGCCGAGCAGACCAACCTGCTGGCGCTCAACGCCGCCATCATCGCCGCGCAGGCGGGCGAGCACGGCAAGGGCTTCGCCGTGGTGGCCGAGGAGATCAAGGACCTGGCCGAGCGCACGGGCGCGTCCACCAAGGAGATCGCCGAGCTCATCCGCAGCATTCAGGAGGAGAGCCGCAACGCCGTCTCGGTGATGAACCAGGGTGTGAAGAACGTGGAGGAGGGCGTGTTGCTGGGCCGGGACGCGGAAGGGGCCCTGTGGAAGATCAACGACAGCGCCCAGAAGGCCACGCAGATGGTGAAGGCGATTGCGCGCGCCACGGTGGAGCAGGCCCGCGGCAGCCGTCAGGTGACGACGGCCATCCAGCGCATCTCGGAGACGGTGCAGATGATCTCCAAGGCCTCCAACGAGCAGGCCAAGGGCAGTGAGCAGATCATCAAGAGCGCCGAGCGGATGAAGGTCATCACCGCGCACGTGCAGCGCAGCAGCCAGGAGCAGACGCAGGGCAGCAAGCAGATCACCCGCTCCATCGAGAGCATCAACGAGATGGTCACCCACCTGAACCGGGCCCAGAAGGAGCAGACCAAGGGCAGCGAGCAGGTGCTCAAGGCGGTGGACACCATCAAGACCGTCTCCGAGCACCAGACGCGCTCGGTGCGTCAGCTGGAGGAGGCCATTGACCACCTGCAGAAGCAGGCGGAGGTGCTTCGCGGCGAGGTCCGGCGCTTCCGGGTCTGA
- a CDS encoding twin-arginine translocase TatA/TatE family subunit, producing MFNIGAGEMIFILVAALLILGPQRLPELARGIGKFLREFRRQTDDVRTVVMREFYQMDQDFQREPPQPMPSPSAPLQDPGTALPASVVPALAALPAPSEVLGVEGVAAPVLEPVAVAGGPGATPAKDEAEGAGQEEPLPSFAPVPGTVARNTPKQG from the coding sequence ATGTTCAACATCGGCGCAGGCGAGATGATCTTCATCCTGGTGGCCGCGCTGCTCATCCTTGGGCCGCAGCGGCTGCCGGAGTTGGCACGGGGCATCGGCAAGTTCCTGCGCGAGTTCCGGCGCCAGACCGATGATGTGCGCACCGTGGTGATGCGCGAGTTCTACCAGATGGACCAGGATTTCCAGCGGGAGCCCCCCCAGCCCATGCCGTCTCCCTCGGCGCCTTTGCAGGACCCGGGGACGGCCCTTCCCGCCTCGGTGGTGCCCGCGCTGGCGGCCCTCCCGGCGCCTTCGGAAGTCTTGGGGGTCGAGGGGGTCGCGGCACCCGTCCTGGAACCCGTGGCCGTGGCGGGTGGCCCGGGGGCCACTCCCGCGAAGGATGAGGCAGAGGGAGCCGGGCAGGAGGAGCCACTGCCGAGCTTTGCTCCCGTCCCGGGTACGGTGGCCCGTAACACGCCGAAGCAGGGCTAG
- a CDS encoding SDR family NAD(P)-dependent oxidoreductase, giving the protein MHYRTALVTGASSGLGRGLALWLARRGTRVFAAARRQEPLQALAQEAQAAGATLEPLDMDVARAEETVARIRQLDADCGGLDLVIANAGVGGETSGKRFPWERTKQMIDINVTGAAATLSAVLPQMVERGRGHLVGVSSLAAFRGMPTHAAYSASKIFLSTFLESLRVDLRNTGVRVTCIYPGFVKSEMTANNRFPMPFLLETEDAVERMGRAIVRGAPVFAFPWPTARFAQLVHSLPDALFDSLAGRLL; this is encoded by the coding sequence ATGCACTATAGAACGGCGTTGGTCACAGGGGCCTCGAGTGGGCTAGGACGCGGCCTGGCCCTGTGGCTCGCTCGGCGCGGCACGCGCGTGTTCGCCGCGGCCCGGCGGCAGGAACCCCTCCAGGCCCTGGCCCAGGAGGCCCAGGCAGCGGGCGCCACGCTGGAGCCCCTGGACATGGACGTGGCCCGGGCGGAGGAGACCGTCGCCCGCATCCGCCAGCTCGACGCGGACTGTGGGGGGCTGGACCTGGTGATTGCTAACGCCGGCGTGGGCGGAGAGACCTCCGGCAAGCGCTTCCCCTGGGAGCGCACGAAACAGATGATCGACATCAACGTCACCGGCGCGGCGGCCACCCTGAGCGCCGTGCTTCCCCAGATGGTGGAGCGCGGCCGAGGGCACCTGGTGGGCGTGTCCAGCCTGGCGGCGTTCCGGGGCATGCCCACCCATGCCGCCTATTCCGCCTCGAAGATCTTCCTCTCCACTTTCCTGGAGAGCCTGCGCGTGGACCTGCGCAACACGGGCGTGCGCGTCACCTGTATCTACCCCGGCTTCGTCAAGAGCGAGATGACAGCGAACAACCGCTTCCCCATGCCCTTCCTGCTGGAAACAGAGGATGCGGTGGAGCGCATGGGCCGCGCCATCGTGCGCGGAGCGCCCGTGTTCGCCTTCCCCTGGCCGACCGCGCGGTTCGCGCAGTTGGTCCACTCGCTGCCCGACGCCCTCTTCGATTCCCTGGCGGGCCGACTCCTCTGA
- a CDS encoding histone deacetylase family protein, which produces MTPPTLLLTDPLFLQHDPGQGHPESPARLKSILSVLARTPVAGTQVRSPRSATAAELTAVHTPELRQTLLGMAGHRAVIDEDTRLSPDSYDAAVLAAGAAVGAVEEVMAGRARNAFALVRPPGHHAEPGRSMGFCLFNNVAIAAEAGRRLGAERVMVLDWDVHHGNGTQAAFEGRRDVLYQSVHQYPYYPGTGAPREVGHGAGEGFNVNCGLPGGATDSDYRSIFEDLLLPIADAFQPQLMLVSAGFDPHRNDPLGGMLVTERGFAAMCAGLRSLAERVCGGKLVLVLEGGYSLEGLSQSVHACIEVLAGRSDSFPGGETSSDAAHAIAQSRAALRPYWACL; this is translated from the coding sequence ATGACGCCACCGACCCTCCTGCTGACGGATCCCCTCTTCCTGCAACACGACCCGGGCCAGGGGCACCCCGAGAGTCCTGCCCGGCTCAAGAGCATCCTCTCGGTGCTCGCGCGCACCCCGGTGGCGGGCACCCAGGTGCGTTCGCCCCGCTCGGCCACCGCGGCGGAGCTGACCGCCGTCCACACGCCCGAACTGCGCCAGACGCTGCTCGGAATGGCCGGGCACCGGGCGGTGATCGACGAGGACACCCGGCTCTCCCCGGACAGCTACGACGCGGCCGTCCTGGCCGCGGGGGCCGCGGTGGGCGCCGTAGAGGAAGTCATGGCGGGCCGGGCCCGCAATGCCTTCGCGCTGGTCCGCCCCCCCGGGCACCATGCCGAGCCCGGGCGGTCCATGGGGTTCTGCCTCTTCAACAACGTGGCGATCGCCGCTGAAGCGGGGCGGCGGCTGGGCGCCGAGCGCGTGATGGTGCTCGACTGGGACGTGCACCACGGCAACGGCACCCAGGCCGCCTTCGAGGGAAGGCGGGACGTGCTCTACCAGTCCGTTCACCAATATCCCTACTACCCGGGCACGGGCGCGCCGCGGGAGGTGGGCCACGGCGCGGGCGAGGGTTTCAACGTCAACTGCGGGCTGCCCGGGGGCGCCACGGACTCGGATTACCGGTCCATCTTCGAGGATCTGCTGCTGCCCATCGCGGATGCGTTCCAGCCCCAGCTCATGCTGGTGTCCGCGGGGTTCGATCCCCACCGGAATGATCCCCTTGGGGGCATGCTGGTCACCGAGCGGGGCTTCGCCGCGATGTGCGCCGGGCTCCGGTCCCTGGCCGAGCGGGTGTGTGGGGGCAAGCTGGTCCTGGTCCTGGAAGGGGGATACTCCTTGGAAGGGCTCTCCCAGTCCGTCCATGCCTGCATCGAGGTCCTCGCCGGCCGAAGCGACTCCTTCCCCGGTGGGGAGACGTCCTCGGACGCGGCCCACGCCATCGCCCAGAGCCGCGCGGCGCTTCGGCCCTACTGGGCCTGCCTCTGA
- a CDS encoding response regulator, which translates to MEHSSGLLVVDDDHDILLALQDALETEGYQVAVAHDGREALDQLKGGLRPELILLDLMMPDVSGWAFRAEQRSDAEIASIPVVVVSGQGVSSRDVARLGVAGYLRKPVDLDDLLNTVERFASPEGPSESASVASW; encoded by the coding sequence ATGGAGCATTCGAGCGGCTTGCTTGTCGTTGACGACGACCATGACATCTTGCTCGCGCTCCAGGATGCGCTGGAGACGGAAGGGTACCAGGTGGCCGTCGCACACGATGGGCGCGAGGCGCTGGATCAGCTGAAGGGGGGACTTCGCCCGGAGCTCATCCTGCTGGATCTGATGATGCCCGACGTCAGTGGATGGGCCTTCCGGGCCGAGCAGCGCTCCGATGCGGAGATCGCCTCCATTCCCGTGGTGGTCGTCTCCGGCCAGGGTGTCAGCTCTCGGGATGTGGCTCGGCTGGGCGTGGCGGGTTACCTGCGAAAGCCCGTGGATCTCGACGACCTGCTGAACACGGTCGAGCGGTTCGCCTCGCCGGAGGGGCCCTCGGAATCGGCCAGTGTCGCCTCGTGGTGA
- a CDS encoding serine/threonine protein kinase has product MATHGSAQARELSCLPPGTEIGSWRIGELKGYGTYGVVYRAERRGEEGSGPFALKLARHPRDPRFEREAELLSRLSQPNVPGLRDRGQWAHRAGPIPFIVMDWVEGIPLYAWGQGRVLTSRLVLRVLAQAARALAATHEAEGVHRDVKGGNLLVRSADAHAVLIDFGAGSFRGAPPLTDEVLPPGTSPYRSPEAVQFQWRFWRERSTHYAPGPADDVYALGVTAYRLVAGVYPPAQVTLKASRGEASVSVPVQVPPEEWVTLCPELARLIRQMLAKKPSARGSAAQVARALEQAAESAGPEADQPITHRLRPAVALRARRPNPSPPSHLRGAWLGAVAGLAASLVLQGAWNLWQQPRPWRAEGVHSLGRDAAEADAGTAGLAKDALPSGESVQAPESGSERIGLDVPKKHLPGQLRPPCRKREIELNGGCWGVPREATPPCAEGNYEWRGACYYPVLAPVPLGTSEYP; this is encoded by the coding sequence GTGGCGACGCATGGGAGCGCTCAGGCTCGGGAACTGTCCTGTCTTCCTCCGGGCACGGAGATCGGCTCCTGGAGAATTGGGGAGCTGAAGGGGTACGGCACCTATGGGGTGGTCTACCGCGCCGAGCGGCGGGGTGAGGAGGGAAGCGGACCCTTCGCGTTGAAGCTGGCCCGCCATCCCAGGGATCCGCGCTTCGAGCGGGAGGCGGAGCTGCTCTCGCGCCTGTCTCAGCCGAACGTGCCGGGCCTGCGAGACCGCGGGCAATGGGCCCATCGGGCCGGCCCCATTCCCTTCATTGTCATGGATTGGGTGGAAGGCATCCCGTTGTACGCCTGGGGCCAGGGACGTGTCCTCACGTCCAGGCTTGTGCTGCGAGTGCTGGCCCAGGCCGCGCGCGCCCTGGCCGCGACCCACGAGGCGGAGGGCGTGCACCGGGACGTGAAGGGGGGCAATCTCCTCGTCCGTTCCGCGGATGCCCACGCCGTGCTGATCGACTTCGGTGCGGGCAGTTTTCGCGGCGCGCCGCCGCTCACGGACGAGGTGCTGCCTCCAGGAACCTCTCCGTACCGCAGTCCCGAGGCCGTGCAGTTCCAGTGGCGATTCTGGCGTGAGCGGAGCACGCACTATGCGCCTGGACCGGCGGACGACGTCTACGCGCTGGGCGTGACAGCCTATCGCCTCGTCGCGGGCGTCTATCCCCCCGCCCAGGTGACGCTGAAGGCCTCTCGAGGAGAGGCTTCCGTCTCCGTTCCCGTCCAGGTTCCGCCCGAGGAATGGGTGACGCTCTGTCCGGAACTGGCAAGGCTCATCCGCCAGATGCTCGCGAAGAAGCCCTCAGCCCGAGGCAGCGCGGCGCAGGTGGCCCGTGCGCTCGAACAGGCGGCGGAGTCCGCGGGCCCGGAGGCGGATCAGCCCATCACCCATCGTCTGAGGCCAGCGGTTGCTCTACGGGCTCGTCGGCCCAACCCTTCTCCCCCTTCCCATCTCAGAGGAGCGTGGTTGGGGGCTGTGGCTGGGCTCGCCGCCTCTCTGGTGCTTCAGGGAGCCTGGAACCTATGGCAGCAGCCGAGGCCCTGGCGTGCGGAAGGCGTCCATTCCCTCGGCCGAGACGCGGCCGAGGCAGACGCGGGGACCGCCGGGCTCGCGAAGGATGCGCTCCCTTCGGGTGAGTCCGTGCAAGCCCCGGAATCTGGTTCGGAGCGCATCGGTCTCGACGTTCCAAAAAAGCATCTACCGGGACAGTTAAGGCCTCCATGCAGGAAGCGTGAAATAGAACTCAATGGGGGCTGCTGGGGGGTACCCCGGGAAGCCACACCTCCCTGTGCAGAAGGAAACTACGAGTGGCGGGGCGCTTGCTATTACCCGGTGCTCGCACCGGTCCCTTTAGGAACCTCCGAGTATCCCTGA